From a region of the Pectobacterium aquaticum genome:
- the ampG gene encoding muropeptide MFS transporter AmpG — MFSRIITLFSQRNSLFMLLLGFASGLPLALTSGTLQAWMTVENVDLKTIGFFSLVGQAYVFKFLWSPLMDRYTPPFLGRRRGWLIFSQLLLIAAIIGMGFMNPARDLWWLAILAILVAFCSASQDIVFDAYKTDLLPPEERGTGAATSVLGYRLAMLVSGGLALWMADRYFGWQATYWLMAGLMLIGVFAALLAPEPLNSQPAPRTMEQAIVAPLRDFFARNNAWLILLLIVLYKLGDAFAISLTTTFLIRGVGFNAGDVGIVNKTLGLFATIVGAIYGGLLMQRLSLFRALMLFGILQAVSNAGYWLLAITDKSLFTMASAVFLENLCGGMGTAAFVALLMTLCNKSFSATQFALLSALAAVGRVYVGPIAGWFVESYGWAWFYLFSIFAALPGLAILMICRDTLEFTQKTNTFQLRTDFQNYYNKATHVLGLSVIVLVMWLILLISNALEWSSLPLLAECLLAAGGTLALLGIFFGSLLDYLSLRRASKQSTH; from the coding sequence ATGTTTAGTCGCATCATTACTTTGTTCAGCCAACGTAATTCGCTTTTTATGCTATTACTTGGCTTCGCTTCCGGTTTACCACTGGCATTGACATCCGGCACACTGCAAGCATGGATGACTGTCGAGAATGTCGATCTGAAAACCATTGGCTTTTTTTCTCTGGTCGGCCAAGCCTACGTATTCAAGTTTCTGTGGTCCCCCCTGATGGACCGCTATACCCCGCCATTCCTTGGCAGACGCCGTGGCTGGCTAATTTTCAGTCAACTTCTGCTCATTGCAGCCATTATTGGTATGGGATTTATGAACCCAGCACGCGATCTCTGGTGGTTGGCAATACTGGCGATTCTGGTCGCGTTCTGCTCCGCGTCTCAAGATATTGTTTTTGATGCCTATAAGACGGATTTACTTCCCCCTGAAGAACGCGGGACAGGGGCCGCCACTTCGGTATTAGGTTATCGTCTGGCCATGCTGGTTTCAGGCGGACTGGCGCTGTGGATGGCCGATCGCTATTTCGGCTGGCAGGCCACCTATTGGTTAATGGCAGGATTAATGCTGATTGGTGTATTCGCCGCCCTGTTAGCACCGGAACCACTGAATAGCCAGCCTGCACCGCGCACCATGGAGCAAGCCATTGTTGCCCCCTTGCGTGACTTCTTCGCACGCAACAACGCTTGGCTCATTCTTCTGCTTATCGTGTTATACAAACTCGGCGACGCCTTTGCGATCAGCTTGACGACAACCTTCCTGATACGTGGCGTTGGCTTCAATGCTGGTGATGTCGGGATTGTTAACAAAACGCTTGGACTCTTCGCCACCATCGTGGGAGCCATTTACGGCGGATTATTGATGCAGCGGCTCTCGTTGTTCAGAGCGCTGATGCTGTTTGGAATACTTCAGGCCGTGTCCAACGCGGGATACTGGCTGCTGGCTATCACGGATAAAAGCCTGTTCACCATGGCCAGCGCGGTTTTTCTGGAAAATCTCTGCGGTGGCATGGGAACGGCAGCGTTTGTCGCGCTATTGATGACGCTGTGTAATAAATCATTCTCGGCCACACAGTTTGCCCTGCTTTCTGCCCTTGCGGCCGTCGGACGGGTTTACGTTGGCCCTATCGCTGGCTGGTTTGTCGAATCCTATGGCTGGGCATGGTTCTATCTGTTCTCGATTTTTGCCGCATTACCGGGATTGGCAATCCTGATGATTTGCCGTGATACGCTGGAATTTACCCAGAAAACCAATACGTTTCAGTTACGCACAGATTTCCAGAATTATTACAACAAGGCCACACATGTGCTGGGATTAAGTGTGATCGTGCTGGTAATGTGGCTCATACTGCTGATCAGCAATGCGCTGGAATGGTCCTCATTGCCTCTGTTGGCAGAATGCCTGCTTGCCGCAGGCGGCACACTCGCTCTGCTGGGCATTTTCTTCGGTAGCTTGCTGGACTATCTGTCACTCCGGCGCGCGTCCAAACAGTCCACGCACTAA
- the cyoA gene encoding cytochrome o ubiquinol oxidase subunit II, whose translation MRLKKYNTIFGMLSLFAATALLSGCDMALMNPKGEIGLEQRSLILTAIGLMLIVVIPVIVMTIAFAWKFRASNQKAKYTPNWSHSNKIEAVVWTVPIIIIVILGTITWKTTHSLDPYKPLVSDVKPINVDVVSLDWKWLFVYPDLGIATVNELAFPANVPVAFKITSDSVMNSFFIPRLGGQIYAMAGMQTKLHLIANEPGKYDGISGGYSGKGFSGMKFTAIATPTQQEFDQWVANVRSSPKTLNTMDEFNALAKPSEFHPVEYFSSVQPDLFNNLIRKFTGNDMNMHHHGEGMKQDENMQHGEGMNMGEHSSHKGAEG comes from the coding sequence ATGAGACTCAAGAAATACAATACAATTTTTGGGATGCTGTCTTTATTTGCAGCCACTGCTCTGCTGAGCGGTTGCGATATGGCGCTGATGAACCCCAAAGGAGAGATCGGGTTAGAGCAAAGATCGTTAATACTGACTGCCATCGGGCTGATGTTGATCGTTGTGATTCCCGTTATCGTTATGACGATAGCTTTTGCCTGGAAGTTCCGCGCTTCCAATCAAAAGGCAAAATATACCCCGAACTGGTCACACTCCAATAAGATAGAAGCAGTAGTTTGGACTGTACCCATTATCATCATCGTCATTCTTGGCACGATTACCTGGAAGACGACGCACTCGCTTGATCCCTATAAGCCACTGGTGTCAGACGTCAAACCTATCAATGTCGACGTTGTTTCGCTTGACTGGAAATGGCTGTTTGTTTACCCAGACTTGGGTATCGCGACAGTTAACGAACTGGCTTTCCCTGCCAACGTACCTGTTGCGTTCAAGATTACATCCGACTCCGTGATGAACTCCTTCTTCATCCCTCGTCTTGGCGGACAGATTTACGCTATGGCTGGAATGCAGACGAAGCTACACTTAATCGCTAATGAACCGGGCAAATATGACGGTATCTCTGGCGGCTATAGTGGTAAAGGCTTCTCTGGTATGAAGTTCACCGCGATTGCTACACCAACTCAACAAGAGTTCGATCAGTGGGTTGCGAACGTTCGGTCGTCCCCTAAGACACTGAATACCATGGATGAATTCAACGCTTTGGCTAAACCAAGTGAATTCCATCCTGTCGAGTACTTCTCCAGTGTCCAGCCGGATTTGTTTAATAATCTTATTCGCAAATTCACAGGCAACGACATGAACATGCACCATCATGGTGAAGGCATGAAGCAGGACGAAAACATGCAACACGGTGAGGGTATGAACATGGGCGAGCATAGCTCGCACAAAGGAGCCGAGGGATAA
- the cyoB gene encoding cytochrome o ubiquinol oxidase subunit I, with protein MFGKLTLDAVPYHEPIIMVTVAAIIVGGLALLAAITYLGKWKWLWAEWFTSVDHKKIGIMYIIVGLVMMIRGFADAIMMRGQQVLASAGQEGFLNAHHYDQIFTAHGVIMIFFVATPFVVGLMNLAVPLQIGARDVAFPFLNSLSFWLFVAGVILINLSLGVGEFAQTGWVAYPPLSGKEYSPGVGVDYWIWSLQISGIGTTLTGVNFFATILKMRAPGMTLMKMPVFTWTALCTNVLIIAAFPILTVTIALLTLDRYLGTHFFTNDMGGNMMMYINLIWAWGHPEVYILVLPVFGIYSEVVATFCKKRLFGYTSLVWATIAITVLSFIVWLHHFFTMGSGANVNAFFGIATMIISIPTGVKIFNWLFTMYQGRIESNSAMLWTTGFIITFTIGGMTGVLLAVPGANFVLHNSLFLIAHFHNVIIGGVVFGCFAGITYWFPKAFGFTLNETWGKRAFWFWIIGFFVAFMPLYVLGFMGMTRRLSQQINPEFHALLVVASIGAALIGMGVLCQVMQFYVSIRDRNQNRDLTGDPWGGRTLEWATSSPAPFYNFAIVPHINDRDAFWEAKEKGEAYKRPASYEEIHMPKNTGAGVIISAFSLVFGFAMIWHIWWLAIAGFAGMIVTWIVHSFNQDVDYYVPVKEIEQIENQNFDQLSKAGVKHVN; from the coding sequence ATGTTCGGAAAACTTACACTCGATGCGGTTCCATATCACGAACCCATTATTATGGTCACCGTGGCGGCGATCATCGTTGGCGGCCTTGCGCTGCTGGCGGCAATAACCTATTTAGGTAAGTGGAAATGGCTGTGGGCCGAGTGGTTCACATCCGTAGACCACAAGAAAATCGGTATCATGTACATCATCGTCGGCCTGGTGATGATGATACGTGGTTTTGCCGATGCCATCATGATGCGTGGCCAGCAGGTGCTAGCCTCTGCCGGGCAAGAAGGCTTCCTAAACGCTCACCACTACGATCAGATCTTCACCGCACACGGTGTCATCATGATCTTCTTCGTGGCAACCCCGTTCGTTGTTGGCTTGATGAACCTTGCGGTTCCCTTGCAGATCGGTGCGCGTGACGTTGCTTTCCCCTTCCTGAACTCCCTCAGCTTCTGGCTGTTTGTGGCTGGCGTTATCTTGATCAACCTCTCTCTCGGGGTGGGTGAGTTTGCGCAAACCGGCTGGGTGGCGTATCCGCCGCTTTCAGGAAAGGAGTACAGTCCCGGCGTCGGGGTCGATTACTGGATATGGAGTCTACAGATATCCGGTATAGGTACCACGCTGACAGGTGTTAACTTCTTCGCCACCATTCTGAAGATGCGCGCACCGGGCATGACGCTGATGAAAATGCCAGTATTTACCTGGACGGCACTGTGTACCAACGTGCTGATCATTGCCGCATTCCCGATATTGACCGTGACCATTGCGCTGCTGACGCTTGACCGTTACCTCGGCACCCATTTCTTTACCAATGATATGGGTGGCAACATGATGATGTACATCAACCTGATTTGGGCATGGGGTCATCCTGAGGTTTACATTCTGGTACTGCCAGTCTTCGGTATTTACTCCGAAGTGGTTGCGACCTTCTGTAAAAAACGGCTGTTTGGCTACACCTCACTGGTGTGGGCAACGATTGCGATTACGGTTCTGTCGTTCATCGTTTGGTTGCACCACTTCTTTACCATGGGGTCCGGCGCGAACGTCAACGCCTTCTTTGGTATAGCCACCATGATTATTTCAATCCCGACTGGGGTTAAAATCTTCAACTGGCTGTTCACCATGTATCAAGGCCGTATCGAATCCAACTCCGCGATGCTTTGGACCACTGGCTTCATCATCACCTTCACCATCGGTGGGATGACCGGGGTACTGCTGGCTGTACCAGGCGCGAACTTTGTCCTGCACAACAGTCTGTTCCTGATTGCTCACTTCCATAACGTGATCATCGGCGGCGTGGTGTTCGGTTGCTTCGCAGGTATTACTTACTGGTTCCCGAAAGCGTTTGGCTTCACCCTGAACGAAACCTGGGGTAAGCGCGCATTCTGGTTCTGGATTATCGGCTTCTTCGTTGCCTTCATGCCGCTGTATGTCCTCGGCTTCATGGGAATGACGCGCCGTCTGAGCCAGCAAATCAACCCTGAGTTCCACGCTTTACTTGTTGTGGCTTCCATCGGTGCAGCATTAATCGGTATGGGTGTACTGTGTCAGGTTATGCAGTTCTACGTCAGTATCCGTGACCGTAACCAGAACCGCGATCTGACGGGCGACCCGTGGGGTGGACGTACGCTGGAGTGGGCAACCTCTTCTCCTGCACCGTTCTATAACTTCGCTATCGTGCCACACATCAACGATCGTGATGCGTTCTGGGAAGCGAAAGAGAAAGGTGAAGCTTACAAGCGCCCTGCCAGCTATGAAGAGATTCACATGCCGAAAAATACCGGCGCTGGTGTGATTATCTCCGCATTCAGCCTGGTATTCGGTTTTGCCATGATCTGGCATATCTGGTGGCTTGCTATCGCCGGCTTCGCTGGCATGATTGTGACCTGGATTGTGCATAGCTTTAATCAAGACGTGGATTACTACGTGCCGGTTAAAGAAATTGAGCAAATTGAGAATCAGAATTTTGATCAACTCAGTAAGGCAGGCGTGAAACATGTCAACTGA
- a CDS encoding cytochrome o ubiquinol oxidase subunit III has translation MSTETLTNHNTAHAEHGHHDAGANKVFGFWVYLMSDLIIFGSLFATYAVLVNGTAGGPSGKDLFQLPFVLVETFALLFSSITYGMAMIAMNKGNKSQVNTWLGVTFLFGLVFIGMEIYEFHHLIAEGYGPDRSAFLSAFFALVGTHGLHVTGGLIWLVIMMIQVSKRGLTATNKTRLMCLSLFWHFLDVVWICVFTVVYLLGAM, from the coding sequence ATGTCAACTGAAACTCTGACTAACCACAATACTGCCCATGCCGAGCATGGGCACCACGACGCAGGAGCCAACAAAGTATTCGGCTTCTGGGTCTACCTGATGAGCGACCTGATCATTTTCGGGTCACTGTTCGCAACCTATGCGGTACTGGTTAACGGTACTGCGGGTGGCCCAAGCGGGAAGGACCTTTTCCAACTGCCTTTCGTGCTGGTGGAAACGTTCGCGCTGTTGTTCAGTAGTATTACCTACGGCATGGCGATGATCGCCATGAATAAGGGCAACAAATCTCAGGTTAATACCTGGTTAGGCGTGACCTTCCTGTTCGGTCTGGTGTTTATCGGGATGGAAATCTATGAATTCCATCACCTGATCGCTGAAGGTTATGGCCCAGATCGCAGCGCGTTCCTGTCTGCCTTCTTCGCACTGGTCGGCACCCACGGGCTGCACGTAACGGGCGGTCTGATCTGGTTGGTCATCATGATGATTCAGGTGTCCAAGCGTGGCCTGACTGCAACCAATAAAACGCGTCTGATGTGCCTGAGTCTGTTCTGGCACTTCCTCGACGTGGTATGGATCTGTGTCTTCACCGTTGTTTATCTGCTGGGGGCAATGTAA
- a CDS encoding cytochrome o ubiquinol oxidase subunit IV gives MSHSTTDHAGASHGSVKSYVIGFVLSVILTVIPFSMVMSGTASHSAILFTVVGCAVVQILVHLVYFLHLNTSSEERWNVVALVFAVLIIAIVVVGSIWIMMSAHHNMMIQ, from the coding sequence ATGAGTCATTCAACAACCGATCATGCAGGTGCCAGCCACGGCAGCGTGAAGTCATATGTGATAGGTTTTGTTCTGTCGGTGATTTTGACAGTGATTCCTTTCAGTATGGTCATGAGCGGCACAGCCTCACATAGCGCCATTCTTTTCACGGTGGTGGGATGTGCCGTTGTTCAGATTCTGGTACATCTGGTGTACTTCCTGCACCTGAATACGTCCTCAGAAGAGCGCTGGAACGTGGTGGCTCTTGTGTTTGCCGTCCTGATTATCGCTATTGTCGTCGTGGGCTCCATCTGGATTATGATGAGCGCACACCACAATATGATGATCCAGTAA
- the cyoE gene encoding heme o synthase, with amino-acid sequence MIKQYLQVTKPGIIFGNLISVIGGFLLAAQGRIDYPLFFATLVGVSLVVASGCVFNNVIDRDIDKKMERTKNRVLVKGLISLKVTLVYASLLGIAGFALLYIAANPLAMWLAVMGFVVYVGVYSLYMKRHSVYGTLIGSLSGAAPPVIGYCAVSNQFDAGALILLLIFSLWQMPHSYAIAIFRFKDYQAANIPVLPVVKGISVAKHHITLYIVAFAVATLMLSLGGYAGYKYLIVAAAVSVWWLGMALSGYKNAIDDRVWARKLFVFSIVAITSLSVMMSVDSMAPAHEIMLTYLR; translated from the coding sequence ATGATTAAGCAATACCTGCAAGTTACTAAACCAGGAATTATTTTCGGAAATCTGATTTCCGTTATCGGTGGATTTCTCCTTGCGGCCCAAGGCCGCATTGATTATCCCCTGTTTTTCGCCACCCTCGTGGGTGTGTCGTTAGTCGTTGCATCTGGTTGCGTGTTTAACAACGTCATTGACCGCGACATCGACAAGAAAATGGAGAGAACCAAAAATCGGGTTCTGGTAAAGGGACTGATTTCGCTGAAGGTAACACTGGTTTACGCATCGCTGTTAGGTATTGCGGGCTTTGCTCTGCTCTACATCGCGGCTAACCCGCTGGCCATGTGGCTGGCGGTGATGGGCTTCGTCGTGTATGTCGGTGTATATAGCCTGTACATGAAGCGGCATTCTGTTTATGGCACGCTGATTGGCAGCCTGTCCGGCGCGGCACCACCGGTTATCGGTTATTGTGCCGTCAGCAACCAGTTCGACGCAGGCGCGTTGATTCTGCTGCTGATCTTTAGCCTGTGGCAGATGCCGCATTCCTACGCGATTGCGATTTTCCGCTTCAAGGATTATCAGGCCGCCAACATCCCAGTCCTGCCCGTTGTGAAAGGCATCTCCGTTGCGAAGCACCACATCACGCTGTACATCGTGGCGTTTGCGGTAGCGACTCTGATGCTGTCTCTCGGCGGCTATGCTGGCTATAAATATCTGATCGTTGCGGCAGCAGTGAGCGTCTGGTGGTTGGGTATGGCGCTGTCAGGCTATAAAAATGCAATTGATGACCGCGTGTGGGCAAGAAAACTGTTTGTTTTCTCCATTGTCGCGATTACGTCACTGAGCGTCATGATGTCCGTGGATTCAATGGCACCCGCGCATGAAATCATGCTGACCTACCTGCGTTAA
- a CDS encoding MFS transporter has product MNDNKMTPGELRATWGLGAVFSLRMLGMFMVLPVLTTYGMALQGASEALIGIAIGIYGLMQAIFQIPFGLVSDRIGRKPLIVGGLLIFALGSVIAALSDSIWGIILGRALQGAGAISAAVMALLSDLTREQNRTKAMAFIGVSFGVTFAIAMVLGPIITHTFGLQALFWGIALLSLAGIVITLTLIPSAPEHVLNRESAMVRGSFRKVLSNSRLLKLNIGIMCLHILLMSSFVALPRVMESAGLIPQDHWKVYLVTMLISFVGVVPFIIYAEVKRRMKQVFIGCIVVLIAAEVVLRAAGNHLWQIIIGVQLFFLAFNVMEALLPSLISKESPAGYKGTAMGVYSTTQFIGVAIGGSLGGGLFELYGASAVFMAGAAISAIWLLVSFTMQEPPYLSSLRITLPDLALQDSELEQKIRTQPGVAEVVVVPDEQSAYVKIDNKKTNRQELEQLVGRS; this is encoded by the coding sequence ATGAACGATAATAAAATGACCCCTGGCGAATTACGCGCCACATGGGGCTTGGGAGCCGTTTTTTCACTACGCATGCTTGGCATGTTCATGGTGTTACCTGTCCTGACGACTTACGGCATGGCCTTACAGGGGGCCAGTGAAGCGCTGATCGGTATTGCCATTGGCATTTATGGCCTGATGCAGGCTATTTTCCAGATTCCCTTTGGTTTGGTCTCCGATCGTATCGGCAGAAAACCGCTGATCGTCGGGGGGCTGCTGATATTTGCACTCGGCAGCGTCATCGCCGCACTAAGCGACTCCATCTGGGGCATCATCCTTGGTCGGGCATTGCAGGGCGCTGGCGCGATTTCTGCCGCCGTCATGGCGCTGCTTTCCGACCTGACGCGTGAGCAGAACCGAACCAAAGCCATGGCGTTTATCGGCGTCAGCTTCGGCGTCACCTTTGCTATCGCAATGGTCCTGGGGCCAATCATTACTCATACCTTCGGTTTACAGGCGCTCTTCTGGGGCATCGCCCTTCTGTCACTCGCAGGTATTGTCATTACTCTGACTCTGATTCCTTCCGCGCCTGAGCACGTTCTGAATCGAGAATCGGCGATGGTACGCGGCAGTTTCCGCAAAGTGCTCAGCAATAGCCGATTGCTGAAACTGAACATCGGCATTATGTGTCTACATATTTTATTGATGTCGAGCTTCGTGGCCCTGCCGCGCGTAATGGAATCTGCGGGCTTGATACCGCAGGACCATTGGAAAGTCTATCTGGTCACGATGCTGATCTCTTTTGTCGGCGTCGTGCCTTTTATCATTTATGCTGAAGTGAAAAGACGAATGAAGCAGGTCTTCATCGGCTGTATCGTGGTGCTGATCGCCGCAGAGGTTGTCTTACGGGCGGCGGGTAACCATCTTTGGCAAATTATCATCGGCGTACAGCTGTTCTTCCTGGCATTCAACGTCATGGAAGCCCTACTGCCATCACTGATTAGCAAGGAATCACCTGCGGGATATAAAGGCACGGCGATGGGCGTTTACTCCACCACGCAGTTTATCGGCGTGGCAATTGGCGGTAGCCTCGGCGGCGGGCTGTTTGAGCTTTATGGTGCTTCTGCCGTGTTTATGGCTGGTGCAGCCATTTCGGCTATCTGGCTACTCGTCAGCTTCACCATGCAAGAGCCGCCTTATCTCAGCAGCCTGAGAATTACACTGCCTGATTTAGCCTTGCAGGATAGTGAACTGGAACAGAAAATTCGTACCCAACCCGGCGTTGCAGAAGTTGTGGTCGTACCGGATGAGCAGAGTGCCTATGTGAAGATCGACAACAAGAAGACCAATCGGCAGGAGTTAGAACAATTAGTAGGTCGATCCTAA
- a CDS encoding YajQ family cyclic di-GMP-binding protein: MPSFDIVSEIDMQEVRNAVENATRDLSTRWDFRNVPASFELNEKSQSIKVASESDFQVQQLVDILREKLVKRGIEGGSLEIPEEMEHSGKTYSVEAKLKQGIETTLAKQIIKLIKDSKLKVQAQIQGEQVRVTGKSRDDLQGVMALIRGGNLGQPFQFTNFRD, encoded by the coding sequence ATGCCATCTTTCGATATTGTTTCGGAAATTGATATGCAGGAAGTCCGTAACGCGGTGGAAAATGCGACGCGCGATCTGAGCACCCGTTGGGATTTTCGTAATGTTCCGGCCAGCTTTGAACTGAATGAGAAATCACAGAGTATCAAAGTGGCCAGCGAGTCTGATTTTCAGGTACAACAGCTGGTTGATATTCTGCGTGAAAAGCTGGTTAAACGTGGTATTGAAGGCGGTTCTCTGGAAATCCCAGAAGAAATGGAACACAGCGGAAAAACGTACAGCGTGGAAGCGAAGCTGAAGCAAGGTATTGAAACGACGCTGGCGAAGCAAATCATCAAGCTGATTAAAGACAGTAAGCTGAAAGTGCAGGCGCAGATTCAGGGTGAACAGGTTCGCGTCACCGGTAAATCACGTGATGATTTGCAGGGCGTGATGGCGTTGATTCGTGGCGGAAATCTGGGGCAGCCGTTCCAGTTTACCAACTTCCGCGATTGA